Sequence from the Chelonoidis abingdonii isolate Lonesome George chromosome 1, CheloAbing_2.0, whole genome shotgun sequence genome:
CTATCCAGGTAGAAAGAGGAAGGGATTTTGATAGTACTTCAGTATAGTCCATGTCACCATCGTATTGACAATGCATGCCCTTTTCCAGGCACTGCAaaagtttgtttgcttttaatagAGTAGCAATAGACACAAAAGTGAACAAACAGGGGAAAGAGAAATTTCTTAAATAGGAAAAAGTGATTGTAAACCTGTGAAAACTGGCAAAGATCTCTCATGCATCTTTAGTATCCAAAGtatttctttactgcttttaaaaCTTAAATAGAGGGCAAGTTGACATTGTCTTTAATTTTCTCTAATTTCAAGAAACTTGCAAATGTATCTATCTGTTATATTGAATGACAGTTGTAGAGAGGTCATTTAAAACTGATATGTTCAGTTCTATTGCTGTATAAGTCACTTAATACTCAGTTCCAATATTTGTTGCTGTTTAAGAATACTTCTAATAAGCCTGTGACTAAAATAAACTGCAAAGCTTTATAGCTGGCTATAGAGAGGGAGACTAATATATTAAGCTACCCTTTAAATATAAAACACTCTTCAGTGTCCTCCTTAATGCTTTTTCTTTTGACAGATGTACTTATGCTGTTGGAAACCATGACTTTATTGAAGCTTACAAATGCCAAACAGTTATAGTACAATATCCTTTTCCATCAATTCATTTGAGAGTTCTTAAATGAACTATCTGGGATAACTTAATGTTTGAGAAGGGGGAAATTCTTTCAAATGTGATGGAATTACAAAATATAAATGTGATTTGATttctgagtgagtgtgtgtgtgtatttgtattttttatatatttaaaagctttttagaCTTGTAATGAATGAAACTCAAATAAAATTTCCCACTTCTCCTCTCCACAGGGGTCAAAAAAAAGTACCAGTTGCCCCCAAGCTAGAGAATTAGTCTCTTGGAGTCCCCCACATAGTGTAGAGGGGAAGATGATATTGCAAAGAGCCACTATTCTGTTCCCTTCCTTGAGCCTTTCCCACTCCCATGTGCAAGGCACTGCGCTTCCTCAGTCAGGATAAAAGAGGTAGCATGCAACAGAGCTGGACTCATCTCTTATGTGCCCCTACACTCCAATTCCTGAtcttttgccttttttgcagTCTTCTACACTCAGAAATAGGGCATACCATATAGCCTCTTGCACCTATCCCATTTTACTTCACGGGTCACTTTGTAAATTGTGTGTTGTGTTCTCCTAAATATAACACATCATTCCTGCGAGCATTTCAAGCACATAAAGAAGAAAACTGGTAAGTACTTTATAAATGTAATGTTAGTAACTAGGAAGGTGAATAGATCTAGATGATTGTTAATGCTAACTTTCATCCCAAAATGCAACCATAGTTCAATTAAGATACCgctataaaaataacttttatttatCTATAATGATTTGTTTCAGTTATGTACACCAGTTATTTACTAATTAAACCTGTTATGTCATTCTGCCCTTTTGAATTTGTATAAGGGACTCAAGCCCAAaatctgttcatttcctctattCAAATTGTTTAGCAAacttactttgtttccctttaagTAAAGCATTGATTGCAGGATGATGTTCTGCTTGACAGTTTGTCACCTGGAGGTTAATTAAATGCATTATTCATTTACTGCAAGTAATGATGTGTGAAACACTGACCTTTTAAAGACATTTTCCcataaaatgtgatttttgtaaGATTTAAGGAAAGGAAAACTGGATATGTAGGAAATTGTATACCCATGAGGAACACGTACCTCCATATGGATTAAAAAATAACTTGTATGGCTTAACTTGCAGTATGGATTTAGTTGCTCATGCatgataaatatattattttttgcttttgtagGGCTTTGCCTATTATGTATGCTGTAGCACTTGACCTTCGAATTTTTGCTAATAATGTAAGTAGACGGGAAACTTGCAGTTTAACGATTTCATGTATTCTGTCAATTAGGAATTTATTTGACTGTGAAGTGTCTTAAACTTTCAGCCTTTGCTTAATCTTATCTGTGGTCTCCCTTTTATGTAAGGAGGTGTTACAAAATAGTTAAGGTTGTCGAGtgattaacagtgcgattaatcgagattaatttttttaaacaataatagaataccatttatttgaatatttttggatgttttctacattttcaaatatattgatttcaattacaacacagaatacgaagtgaaCAGTGCTTactatatttttgattacaaatatttgcactgtaaaaaaagtatttatttttcaattcacttaatacaaatactgtagtgtaatctctttatcataaaattGAACTTACAGATGTTACTCCAGGGGGAAATTTTGCTTGAAAAAATTCTgggcataatattttaaaaatctgctatttttatttgtcaaaatcataCTATATGAACATgccagtttttaattattttgatcatttatttcaaaatacctgttagcaagtatgtctaacaatacaaacacacacaaaattcctccaggagtagagagttaaagaaacccctatgacaacccagttcctgtgtctctgccccctcccccagtagcccagctggggggccagacactcacacctgctcctcctcccagagcccagccattgtccccctaccccccagcccagacacttacactcccttccccccagagcccagctgcagggccttCTCTGGCCCAGACAGTCACATCCCCTGTCCTCCTAGAGTCCAGGGATACAGAAGCAGAAACGGTGTGATGCTGGGTCCTGggcttgcacagagtttcctgtGCACCGCCGCCTCCTTCAGGATATGCTGCGAACTGCAACTGCTGGCaaccctccagttccctccccTGGCAATGTCTTCTGTTTGCAGCCCTtttgcctgggggcagggggggagggtaggaaattctgcatgcacaacactgatttctgcaaaattctgcattatgcagtggtgcagaactCCACCAGGAgtaaaatgtagaattatgtaccaaaaacacctgcattcaaaaataaaatgatataaaactttagcgcctacacgtccactcagtcctattacttgttcagccaatcgctcagacaaacaagtttgtttacatttgcaggagataatgcttcccgcttcttctttacaatgtcacctgaaagtgagaacaggcgttcgcatggcactgttgtagctggcatctcATGATATTTGTGCCAGATGTACTAAAGAATCATATgtccctttcatgcttcaaccatttTCCAGAGGacgtttgtcttagtgattggctgaacaagtaataggcctgagtggacctgtaggctttaaagttttttacgttgttttgtttttgagtgcagttacaaatgtagattttttttttttgatatgcAGGTTGCACTGTCACCGTacagattacactacagtacttgtatgagatgaattgaaaaatactgttttttatatttttattacaaatatttgcactgtaaaaatgataaaagtgagcactgtacactttgtattctgtgttgtaattgaaatcaatatgttttgaaaatgtaggaaaatatttaaaaatatttaatttaaattgatattctatttaacagtgcgatttaaaactgattaatcatgattaattttttgagttaatagcatgaattaattgcagttaatcaaaaaaaattatatatactCAGTTTCACCCATTACTAAGTTCATATTACACTTGCAATAATATAAGTTGCTTATTCTAACTACCTTTTATTTTTGGCTGagatcctgggaggtgctgaaaACATACAAGTCTCTCTGATGTCAGTCCGGGTTTTATGGTTCAGAAAAGCTCTGTGGGACATACCTTAATTGCCTCAGTAATGCTTTTACTCCCTGGCTTCGTGATTGGATAGAATTTTCTCCAAGAAACTTTTTTTGAAATAGATTGGGTTTAAAAACTCTCCGTGGTGGACCATGGTGGTAGTTTGTTGCAATAGGGAAAAACTTTATTTCTGCCTGCAGTAGGAAATGATCTGAACAGGGTAGTAAGTAGATCCTACATTTATGATCACATCCAGGCTGAGGATTAttgaatatcaggattggaaaggacctcaggcgGTCATttagtccactcccctgctcagagcaggaccaatccccaactaaatcatcccagacagggctttgtcaagcctgactgtaaaaacctctaaggaaggagattccaccacctccctagataacccattccagtgcttcaccaccttcctaatgaaaaagtttttcctgatatctaacctaaagctcccccactgcagcttgaaaccattactccttgttcaaGATCCAATCTTGATAAGGCCGTTTATGTATTTGTGCCCACCTGAATTGGAAGGTCTGTATGGGAGTTCTTGGTTTATCAGATTGGAGAAGTTTGTACACTGATTGGATTTTTTGAAGGCTTGTGGTTGGCAatacttagggtgaccatattttcccagcAGGAAAACAGCACAACTGTGGGATGGCCCAAGCCCTCCCTGAGGTCCCCCAGCCTCCCTGTGCACAGGGCTGCTGGAGGCCACCCCTTGGCTCCCCGCACTTGGCCTGACCTGAGTCCTCCCTGCCTCCTGTCCATGCAGTGCCAGCCTGAGGTTAATGAGCGCAGGGTGTTCAGAACCTCCCAAGATATATTTTAATACGTACAGTATGTTGGGGTGACAGGTGTAAGGAACTTATCTCTTTACTTTACAAGATACTGTGTTTAAAGAACTAGtctatttgctgcttttaaaaaatgagccTGGACATAGGAATACATGATATCTCTCTCACCTTGCATGCTAGGCCGATCAACAGCTGGTGAAAAAAGGGAAAAGCAAAGTTGGTGACATGTTGGAAAAAGCAGCAGAATTGCTGATGAGTTGTTTTCGTGTTTGTGCCAGTGACACGTGAGTGAAAGATCCTTTCTCAATCTGGTGTTGAATCATTAAGAAATTTAAATAACTACCCATTTGTGAAGCATAAgaattactgtatatacttgatcataagccggttcatttataagccgacctccctcccccccccccccaacgggATAAgtagaaatggaaaatttttataactcattcataagccgaccctataattcaggggtcagcaaactttggctcccaggccatcaggataagccactggtgggccaagatggtttgtttacctcgagcatccacaggcatgaaggtaaacctaagtaaacaaagtgtcctggcgtgccagctgcttaccctggtgggccagggcaGCAACTGATTGGGAAATTTGGTGGCCGGGGGAGAAGATAGGAGTCGGGGGAGTAACTCCTTGACCAACCCCATATTACACCACTCCTAGCCTGGGACCTCCACACTCTCcacatcccatcccttcccaccttatctgagGAGGGCCAAGGGAGGATGCCTTTgatctggctggagctgctccggcaggctgggcagcacagccgcAGCCTGCTTTGGTGGGCCAGTCAGGGCTGCgcagccgcagcatgttccaaTAGGTTGGGCTGGGTGGCACGGCCGCAGTGTGCTTTGGTGGTGTGgctacagcctgctctgggggaggcggggccaagtggcatggctgcagcctgccagctctggagctgcagctgcttcagaggctgggagagagcagtGTGGCTAGAAGCAGAGACTCTggtcccgcctcttcccttctggctgtgctgtcCCTCCGTTGCGGGGAGggactgtgtcccacctctccgtCTCTATACTCATTCATAAGGCGACcaccttctctggtgcttccctttttaactaaaaaaatttggcttatgaacgaatGTGTACGGTAATTCTCTCCACTAACCAAGACCATATCTGGGTCAAGGCAGTCACTTTTGTTTTCTGCCTGCTTCCCTTTGTGCTGTGTTCTCTCCTGAATATCAACTACAGCTGGAGAGGCTTCTCTTTAGGCATGATATTCTTAGCAGGTGTTGCAGAAGAGACTAATTTACATCCTGGTCTCCCAAGGCAAACAATTAACTCTTTTTGTCCTATTCCAGTGTGGAGTTTGTACATGCCATCACAGTGGGACTGGGAGAGAGGGAATTTTACTTCAGTCTTCCATTATTAAGATTTTTAATGTTCTCAGCGTGGAGAAAAGGCTTCTTCACTCTCTCAGGCGCATACTACATACAGGTGTGCAGAGGGGAATTCCACTGTAGTGAACTCAGTCTCTCTCTATTACAGTATGTTTTGTAGCCTCTATTATAACAAGGCTGTCCTCCTCCAGACTTTACACACTAAAGTTATTTAAACTTCTGTCATTAGCTTAAAATCCAGGGAAACTCCTAAATAAAAAACTTTAAATCACTTAAATATTTCCTATCAACACAATCACTAGAAAACAAGGAAGTCTCCAGCTAAGTAGCATTAGCATACAGAAAAGTCTAAAATTACTCTTCAGACCTCCCAGATATCATAATACCAAAGCACACTTAGATTTCTCTCCTGTACAACAAGCTCCTTTTCAGTTCTAGTGTGCAACCACTCAGATGCACACATCATGTTCTTCAAAATCTCATCCAAATATACAAACTTAACTCCAGtctgagtattttaaaaataaataaacactaTGTAGAATTGCAGAGTAAAATCATGTCTCTCTCTAAGGTATCTTTCATCTTGCTGTGAttagagttaaggttgtgcatTGAGTGAAATTCTGAGGAGGTGGACGTGTACATTGTTGGTGGCTATATATATTGGAAGTGTGTGAATGGTAAGACAGGTGACGTGAGACTGGGGTGGATACCCTTGTTGTCTTACCAAGCGACTTTCTTGATTTGAAGTGATTGCATTGACGGGGGAACACAGTTGATGAATCTTAAAATTAACAAGGATTATAGAATGGAAATGGGATTGGACGCTTTGTTTTGATGAAGATTGTATGGTCTAAAATTTACAAGGAATTTTTGGCTTGTTTTTGTTTGATATTAATGTAAgaccatttgttttaaaaatatagataagGCATGTGAAGGGAATTCATTCTAAAAGCAAAATGTGTTTTCCTAACACATTCATTTCTAATGTTTTATCTTTTGTAACAGTCGAGCTGGCATTGATGACTCCAAAAAGTGGGGCATGTTGTTTCTGGTGAATCAGctgtttaaaatctattttaaggtATGATCCAAGCCTACtaagtttgttttctttgtatttcaTGTTCTCAAGTCTCGTTTCACATCGTGCCACATTGATATACCTTTTAATTATGTGACTTTCTTCTCAGATTAACAAACTTCATCTGTGTAAACCATTAATTAGAGCTATTGACAGCTCAAATCTGAAAGATGACTACAGCATGGCACAGAGAGTTACATTCAAATACTACGTTGGACGCAAGGCAATGTTTGACAGTGATTTTAAGCAAGGTACTATATGCCAGTAGAACAGATTTATATTCTCCCTGCCGGGAGTGAACACCAGCTGACGTGTTTTGTGTGAGAGACTCAAAACCTGTTGTGGAAAGTACAGTTGTTGTGAAGCGTGACTTTCATTCGGTCAGTGCAAAGACAAGATCCAGAGGGATTTGCTGCAGGCTCAACCAGATTAGAGTATGGATTACATTACAATTCTAATTGCAACATGTAGTCAGTCTTGAACTATTTACATCTCCGAACTCTTCTTTAGCATACACTTATACATTTGATGCACACGTTAGTAAAATGTGTTTTCTGAGTGAATGTCCAGCAAGATACCTTGTGATTTATGTGTATGAGAGATGTTTACAGCTTTCTTGCCCTTTTGGATGTCGCTTGTGCAGCAGATTTTCAACAAACTGTACCAAACAATTTAGCTTCTTGGTGCATTGATTTTGAAGATACATTGTAACTTTATTTAACCTTTCTCAGTAATAATATTATATGATACTTCAGGgtaatggctctcaacctttccagactactgtccccctttcaggagtctgatttgtcttgcgtactcccaagtttcacctcacttaaaaactacttgcttacaaaatcagacataaaaatgtctccacacactattactgaaaaaatgcttgctttatttttaccatattattataaaataaatcaatttgaatataaatattgtgcttgcatttcagtatatagagcagtataaataagtcgtataaaattttagtttgtactgactttgctagtgctttttatgtagcatgttgtaaaactaggtaaatatctagataagttgatgtacctcttggaagacctctgagtatccCACAGGGGACAcaaacccctggttgagaactactgctttagGGCTAGACTGTGCAGCCTTCACTCATGTTGGTGAGTGCGGGGGCTACTTGCTTGAGTGCCCCATGAGTAAGGTTGCACAATATAGCCCTTTGCAAGTCAGGACATTTCCAGTCCTTTGCTCGTCAGTCTTTCATAGTCACTGCACATCTTGGGCGTATGTTTACACATTATATGCCATTTGACTCCCCTGAAGTAGAGCCCTAACACAATTTTGGAAAATGTCATAGCATGTAGAAATGTAAACATCTTGAAATTTTCCCTCTCCTATAACAGTAACACAATAACCTTTCTATATTGAGTTGGAATTCTTTTCATAATGTATTTTGATTGTGCAACTGCTCCATCTGAAACGTAGTGttagcatatcttttaaaaaggaaacagtttTTATGCTAATACCCATCTTCAGTGAATACAGCAATTCTTAAGGCATTTATGTTTATATTACCCTTTTAGTTAGTGTGCAAATTTAGATTGACTTAGTTCCTGTGTGAATACTTCTAGGTTATTGTAAATATGGGAGAAAATGTTTTGACAGGCTCAGTTAAACATATTATTGTTTTAAACATACAAATAGTCACTCATTTTTTCTGTTGGTCTCTGTTACCAACAGCAGTGCTGATGCTCTTTCTCTGTCTACAGCTGAAGAATATCTGTCATTCGCCTTTGAGCACTGTCACCGTTCAAGTCAGAAAAACAAAAGGATGATTTTGATTTACCTTTTGCCAGTAAAAATGTTATTGGTGAGTGGTTTAGCTCTCTACTTCCAAATCAGTCTCTGTGGGACAAATGACCAAGCTGACACACACTACGGCATGACgtgtcctgatttttatttagGAGCTGTCTGGAGCCCTATCCAGACACAGGCATCAGCTCATGCAGACCTTGTATGGTCAAGGCCAAGGAGTATGGTTTGTCAAGCATTTACTTGAAACTGGTGAATTGTAATTTTTGTAACTGCAGGAAAaaagggatggggggtgggggggagattacaaccttaatttttttttgatctTGTAAATTACctccataaataataataagcatgattccccacacacctcctaattccaaattctgttcttagcTTCATGGCAACAAAGGCACCCATAGCATTTTAAATAGTGCCATTTCAGTGTATAAGAGGAATGTAGTATTATAGCTCCATAATAGTCccctgtgtaagtgtgtgtggcgggggggaagagaatgatagaatattagggttggaagggacctcaggaggtcatctagtccaatcccctgctcaaagcaggaccaatccccagacaaaatggccccctcaaggattgaactctcagccctgggtttagcaggccagtgctcaaatcactgagctatcccttcccccgaAGAGTGGGTACAGGTCCATCAGGGCAGATCCTTCTATTTTCTCATCCCATGAGAGGAAGAGTGTATGTAAAGGCCTCTATAGTCTACTTGAGCAGGTCCACAGCCTGAAGAGGAAGGATTCTTTCCTTCATCTCTGTCCCTTACCTGGTGTGTCTGTACCCACTGAAGCTGGGTGCTAGAGGAATTGCCAGGTAGAAAACTTCAATCCTGATGTTTGATGAATTtactccccccccgccccggtcTTGGAGCTCTTTTGAGCAGTCACGactaattatattaaaaatgcaaggcTTTTGATAACCAACTCATTTAGTACCTTAAATTACTGTCTTCTCTCTTCCAGAGCAGTTTTGCCATATAGAAAGCCCAACTTAGCAAGATTATAAACTTCCAAATTTATTTAAACATGTACTAAAATAGCAGAAGTGGCTGTTTGTTCTCTGAGAGTTAGCTGGAAACATAGAACACAGAGTTCTGCTTCGCATCTCATCTGATTCTCCAACCAGGAAAGGGGCTATCACTGGCATAGCAGCCAGGTAGCTATGTTTCAGTGCTGACTGGGTTGATGTGCAATCTAATCTCTTgtgtgtaaattaaaaaaaacccacaaattccttCCTGGTACTGTGTGTGGTTCAAAGTCTCCTCAGACGGGATACAATGAGAATGAGTTATCTCTTCAGActaactttattattattaaagaaaagacattaaaaatccAGCAGGAGAAATTAAGGAAAATGTCTGGTTAGACAATCAATAATCTTAACTGTTCTGACACACACCTGTCATGATTAGTGGTGTGTTCTAAAACAGTTTTCTGTTTGCAGAGTGGAGTGCAACACATGTATAAAATTTGTAACAGTCTAGATTATGTGAAGCATGACCTACTCTGTAATACAAGTTTTATAATTGATCGCACtaccatatttttaaagtttttaaaacccACACTCCTGTAACTACGCCAGACAAATGTTTGTTGGCATAAGTGATGTAGTGTATTGGGGGCCTAAAAATACCATAATTCACctcctttttttctgaaaaagtaaAGTagataaatatttgtatttgtatttttgtttttatagatgATTGATTTGGAAATGTATTTAAACTTATCCTGAAAATTTTTAATTATGCTTGCTTTTCAGGGCCATATGCCAACAATTCAGCTTTTGAAAAAGTATGAGCTTATGCAGTTTGCTGAAGTAACTAAGGCTGTGAGGTACAGTGTATTTATTGGATCATgtatttttgttcaaaataatATTAAGTGAAAGGTATTTTTTACATACTATAAAAACCTATTGAGTTAGATATTTCATCATACCATTTCATGATACTTCCATATTCACTGTCATTTTAGTGAAGGAAATCTTCTGCTATTGAATGATGCTCTGACAAAACATGAGACCTTCTTCATTCGTTGTGGTATCTTCCTGATCCTCGAGAAGCTGAAAATCATCACCTACAGGAACCTGTTTAAGAAAGTGTAAGCGAAGTAGAAATCCTGTTTTGTGGAAGGGAGATCTTCATTTGGTTTCACCACAGAATTGAATTTAAAACATCCAGGGTCTCTAGTTCCCTATTTGTCCCTTAGAGGCTAGAGCTTAAGCAAAGTAAATTATGGTAGAAGGGCCCTTTTGCTCAGAGAAGCAGAATTTTGAGGTAATTGTGctgaaataattgaaatgtatttGTTTGGATCTTTCAGATACTTGCTACTTAAAACCCATCAGCTATCTCTAGATGCCTTTCTGGTTGCCCTGAAGTTCATGCAGGTGGAAGATGTTGATATTGATGAAGTCCAATGTATTTTGGCTAATCTTATATACATGGTATGTGTTCAACATTCATTAGCTTGTCTTAGCAACTGTAGTTGGTAGAAATGACTACACACAACAGGAAGGTTAATTACAGAAGGGTAATAATAGGAGATGTACAGTACTGCATTATGTTTTTGGGGGGCTGCTTGTGCATTATACTTGCATTCATTTATTCCTCATGTATCTAACTACAGTGAAGATTCTCATGCTCTGATTCTTGCCTTTTATTTGCAAAACAATAAGGACTGCAACTGAGTTTCTATTATAAAGCCAATCTTTGCCCTTTTGCTAAAATCTATGAACACAATTACAAAATTGGTAAATTATGACTAGGGTTGAATTTATACTAAATTTGAGTTCATTTGGACATGGGATTCCTGATTTGACATCCTAAAACTAGAGGTCCTCATAAAAGTTCACAAGCTGAACAATTGGAAAAAGATGTTAAAACAGGAGAGAGACAAATTAGTTTACTGGACTCTTGTAAGGGTCTAGTGCACATGAACAAAAATGAGTTAATTAAGCTCTGTTTAAAGGTTATTAAAACTTTGGTCTTAAAATTGGGTAATCCAGGAATAGATTGGAAATTTATAGTCCTTTTTCTTGTAGAGACAGAGCTCAAAATGTAAATTGGCAACTCCTAGGAAGGCTTGTCAGTAACAGCAAATTCAAAGTTCGTGGGCATGTTTAAGGTCCCTAGGTAGCAGAGTacttgtgggtgggtgggagataggtctctctctctctttttatatacctacatctatctcatagaactggaagggaccctgaaaggtcattgagtccagtcacctgccttcactagcaggaccaaggactgatttttttgccccagatcccaaagtggccccttcaaggattgaactctcaaccctgggtttagtaggccaatgatcaaaccactgagctgttccTCCCCTGAACTTAAGTGTGTGATTGACTTAATATAAATAgaagatatatttttattatttgaagtcagtgggactattcatgaaTTGAAAGTTAAGggcatgcgtgcacacacacgcacatgttTTGCTTGATCAAGACTGAAGGTAGCACAAATGTATTGCCAATTTCCAATACTAAAACATCTTTCTTTTTAACTCTGTCAGGGTCATATTAAAGGATATATATCTCATCAACATCAGAAGCTTGTGGTCAGTAAGCAGAACCCATTCCCTCCACTTTCTACAGTGTGTTGAGTTTATTGCACCTTAGATGGAGTATTTATAAAAGACTCTGTTTGTCAATGGAGCTGTTTCTCAAGTAGCTCAGTGGAAACTGTTAATGACCTGGTTATGTTCAGTACTGGAATACAAAAAAACTGTTCATGACTCCTTTCCCAGTGGGAGAGGGCCTGCCAGTTTGACCAAGCACAGAGAACAAAATGCTCCCTTTTTAAAGTTAGTTTCTACAAACTCTGAAGTATAGTGGCTGGAAAAGAA
This genomic interval carries:
- the PCID2 gene encoding PCI domain-containing protein 2, whose translation is MAHITINQYLQQVLEAIDSRDGLFCAELVSFKHPHVANPRLQLPSPEDKCQQVLEPPYDEMFAAHLRCTYAVGNHDFIEAYKCQTVIVQSFLRAFQAHKEENWALPIMYAVALDLRIFANNADQQLVKKGKSKVGDMLEKAAELLMSCFRVCASDTRAGIDDSKKWGMLFLVNQLFKIYFKINKLHLCKPLIRAIDSSNLKDDYSMAQRVTFKYYVGRKAMFDSDFKQAEEYLSFAFEHCHRSSQKNKRMILIYLLPVKMLLGHMPTIQLLKKYELMQFAEVTKAVSEGNLLLLNDALTKHETFFIRCGIFLILEKLKIITYRNLFKKVYLLLKTHQLSLDAFLVALKFMQVEDVDIDEVQCILANLIYMGHIKGYISHQHQKLVVSKQNPFPPLSTVC